The window TTTGTGCAGTAGCAATACCAAAATTGCCCTTATTGGATATAACATAAAGGCGCTGTTCTTCTTGAATAGCCTTAACCTTATCTTGGAGTACTACATCAGTTGAATTATCAACAATACAAATCGCACCTACTTGATTAATTACTGATTCAATATTTTCCTTCAGTTCATCAATATTAGGATTATAAGTAACTATAATTGCACAAACGTTTTTGATTTCAATCATACTATCAACCATTTTTATATTTACCTTCCCTATTAAATATGCCGTCCACTATCCCCTTAAAAATATATCGACAGCGTTTTATTTTTGGAGAGACGAACAACGGATAAATAAATAATTCAATCGCTCTTTCAACCAATGCTTTAATTTTCCATTTCGCTGGAACATAGTCCCTTTTAAATAGTAAAATTGAGTTCCTAAATTGATAATAATGTCTAATAGGTGATGGTATTAATAAATTATACACTTTTAAAATTTTAATGTTTTTTTGTCCAACCATATGGCCCATTTTTACATCTTTACTATTAAAAACTCTGTAGCCATATTTTTTCGCTCTCCAACACCACTCGAAGTCCACTAAATCAATAAAAAGGGTTTCATCCATCATACCTATATCTTTTACAGCATTAGCTACTAGAAGTTTTCCAGAGCTTATCAAAACGTCCTTCTCGACAAAATTCCCATCTAATTCTACGCCTTTATTTATAAGTGGTTTATAATTTTCATTAGTGATCTTATTAAAAATATCAGGACCTATACAGGCAATTTTTATCCCTTGGCCTTTAAGGAATTCGACTCCAGCTACAAGAGCATTTACAAGATTATCCGGTGGATTACTATCCTGATCTAAAAGAATAATTCCATCGTAATTTTCTTCAACAGCTATCTTTATTCCAACATTATGAGCAGCACCAATACCCAGATTTTGATTCAAAGAAACCCATTCAATTTTATTGACCTGATGTTCTTCAGTTAAAAAATCAGAGAGAACTGGCTTTTCACTGTTATCTACTATGACTAATTTTTCTACCTGCCCGACGATAGACATAATATTAGATGACAACTCATTGATGTCAGGATAGAAACAAACCATTACAGCACAAACCTTAAATTTTTGATTCACTGTTTTTACCTTCTTTAAAATATAGTTTACTTAATGAGCTTAATACAATTAAAACCAGGATATTTGTTGTGTCAAACAAATAAGGATTGGTAAAAGCATATAATACATAAGATAAATAAATTAAATAGATAAATTTATTGTCCCAAAATTTAATAACAAAGGCGATCTTTGTAATTAAAAACAATAAGAAGTAAAGAATTCCAACTTGATTAAGAACATACAATGTCTGTAGTTCAAAATAGTAGTTATTTCTATAATCCCGATAGTCTGTTATTACGTTAATTACATTTCCTAAGCCCTGCCCAAATAATAACGAGGTTGGAGTCTCTGCTAAATTTTCAATAAGTTGCGCCATTTGATCAAAACGTGTTGGAATTGAAACTTCCATTTTCAATAATAGCAATTCATTTAAATATGGATATAGGACCATTACAGCAATAAAAAGGATTAGTATTATTGAACCTACTAGCATTAATATTCTCATGCGACTATTAAACAGGTTTTTCAAAAACACAGATACCTTCTTATTTGAAAAAAATAAAATGATAAAATACATACCCAAAAAGAATAAAATTGCAAGAATAAAAGCAAAATTCCCTGCGACAATAGTCCCAACAAATAAAAGAGAGGCTGCTGAAATTTTCAATCGTTTACTCTGAATTGCAAATAAACTTACTAAAAAGGAAATGGGTAAAATTGGATTCCCTTTGATTTGAATCCGATAAAAATATTGATTATAGGTATATATATCCCCCAAGCCAAGTTCCATTACTTTTGATCTAATAAATCCAGCAAATTCAGGATCCCCAAATAAAACAATATAGATTTCAAAGCCTATCAGGAGGACACTATGCAAAACAGCTAATAAAACAAAAATGTTTACGTAGATTTTTTTGGGCGGTAAAAAAAATGCAGATAGCAATAAGACAAAAACAGAATAAAATCGAATGGCTAACGACACACTATTATGTTCAATCACAATTGAATATATTAGCAAAATAGACAAACTGACAATATTAAGAATAAACAAGTACTTTATTGGCTTATCACTTCCCCTAAAATTCCTTATTAGAAAGGGAACAGAAAAAACAAACATGATGATAAGACTAATACTAATTATTTTTGATAACTGGTAAAATGGAAATTGCCTTGTCAAAGCAAATACGCACAAAAAATAGGATATAACTGATAGTGAAGTTAAAACAGATAGAAAAAAGCGATGATTCTTTATAGCAAACTCCTCCTATTTCCAAAATCCCTAAATCTATAAAAAGACAGGTTTTTTCTAGGTCGTTTATTTAAACGATATTACCTTTAATTTCTCTACTATTAACACAGGTTTATTGATTAAATAAGGTCATACTCTCCAAATTTTTATATACAGTATATACCTCGGGAAAATTTCCAGTCTAGGTTGTATTGTAACATATTTCAACATTTTTTATAAAAAAATTAATAGTGATGAGCGGTTGAGTATTATCCAGTTAAATTAAGCCTTATTCTCTTTAGTGAATGGGCTAGAAATCTATACACCTAAAGTCAATAATAAAAGACTGATTAAGTTTATGAATAACATCCTTAAACAGTCTTTTTGTTCCAATATTTTTATAGAGAACTACCTATCCCTATTTTTCAAGATGAGCCCATTTATACTGAACATAACCTAGTTTGGAGACAGCCACATCTCTTACGTTCTCACTTTGGAAAAGATCAATTTTAAAAAAGCTAACGGGGATAACAGGCATATCTTCAATCAATAGCCCCTCAGCATTCTTTAATAATTTCTGACGTTTGTTTATATCAGTCTCTATTTGAGATTGTCTTATTAAAGATTGAAATTCCTTGTTTTCCCAGCCTGTACCATTGTTGATGGAATTAGCATTCAGAAAGGGTTCAAGAACGTTTACTGGGTCACTGTACGAGCTTAATGATTCCATTAGGGAAACTTCATAATCAAGGGTGTGCACTTTTTCGTTTTGAATATTCCAACTGGAGCTATCAAGGGTAACATTAACACCTAAATTTTTTCTCCACATATCCTGGATAGATTGAGCAATTCTTTTATCCACTTGATTTGTATTAATTAAAAGAGTTATCACAGGTAGTTCAGATGTATCTTTATACCCTAGTTCTTCTATACCTTTTTGTAAACATTGTTTTGCTTTTTCAACATCATTGTCTTTGAAGAAACTTTTTTTATTTCCTTGAAACAACGCTGGGGGAACAGTGGCCAAAGCGGGTATTGATTTCATTTGCTTTGTATGTTCAACCAACTCTTGACGATTAAGTGCAAAAGCAAAAGCCTTACGTATGTTTTTATTATTAAAAGGTTCGAATTTGGTATTTAATTTTAATGTATACATACCATCAATTGATTGAGTAATATCACTCGAAGGGACTTCTTCAACAGGAGAACCAGTCAAATTGAGTTCACCATTTTCATACATAGATAACTCTGTGTTTGGATCATTGACCATAAGCATTGATATTGACTTTAATCTTACTGTATCTGTGTCCCAATAATTTTTATTCCTTTTAAGAACAATTTTATTGTTATGAGTCCATTCAGTTAATTCGAATGGTCCGTTTGATGTATATTGCTTTCCTGCTTCATTTGCCCAGTTAGGATTTTTTTCAGCAACTTTACTGTTAATCGGGAAGTATGTATATTTAGAAATTAAGTCTAAAAAATTGGGAGTTGGATTGACAAGCTTTACCTCTAAAGTTTTGTCGTCAATTGCCCTTACACCTACTTTTTCCACACTATCTTTTCCTTTATTAAATGCTTCCGCACCCTTTATATAATAGAGTTGAGATGCATTTTCTGAATGGTTAGCAGGATTCAATAACCATTTCCATGCAAATTCAAAATCCTTTGCAATGACAGGATCACCATTTGTCCATTTTGCATCCCGTAATGTAAAACTATAAGTTTTTTGATCATCTGATATTTTGACTACTGATGCAGCAGCATTTACAGTTCTACCCCATAAATCAATTCGAGTTAACCCTTCAAAAGTCTGAAGAAGCACGGATCCTGAGACAGAATCAGCCGCTAAACCAGGATGTAATGTCGTCGGTTCTGTATTAATATTTATTTTAAGATCTTGGTCTACATATTCAGGGATTTGAACTTTTTTAGCATTTTCATTCTTGCCAAAAAATGCAGTATAGAACATGCTAAGGAACATACTTAAAATAAGCACCATGCTTAAAAGGAATATTATATTTTTTTTCATTTTATTACCCCCATTTTACAAACCTTAAACGTATAAGTTGCAATATCAGTCAAGAATTTTATTTACGAAAAGTGTAAATATCCACAACTAAATTCCTCTAATAAAAAATACATACGAATACCATTTTACCTTAATATAAAAAAAAATAAAAACTAATTCGTTGCAAGATAAACTAAAGTTTATCACGGGGTTATTATTACGAACAGTGCCTGGTGTTCGTATTGCTAAAATTACGTTAGTTGAGGGCATAATAAAGGACTAGAAATCATTTTGATTTCTAGTCCAAAAAATTTGCTGCATGTTTATCTTTTTTATTTCCTCTTATCAAACGGATTGAAAAATGAGTTAATAAATTGAAAAGTACTCATCAATCCCGTCAGCAATTGCTTTTGCTAATGTATTTTGATATGAATCTGTAACTAATTTTTGACGTTCGCTTGAGTTGTTTATAAAACCTAGCTCTACTAAAGTTGCAGGCATAGCTGATTCACGTAGCACTGAAAATGTCTCTCCATCAGTTCCACGATCATTCGCACCTGTATATTCAAC of the Bacillus sp. 1NLA3E genome contains:
- a CDS encoding glycosyltransferase family 2 protein, which encodes MNQKFKVCAVMVCFYPDINELSSNIMSIVGQVEKLVIVDNSEKPVLSDFLTEEHQVNKIEWVSLNQNLGIGAAHNVGIKIAVEENYDGIILLDQDSNPPDNLVNALVAGVEFLKGQGIKIACIGPDIFNKITNENYKPLINKGVELDGNFVEKDVLISSGKLLVANAVKDIGMMDETLFIDLVDFEWCWRAKKYGYRVFNSKDVKMGHMVGQKNIKILKVYNLLIPSPIRHYYQFRNSILLFKRDYVPAKWKIKALVERAIELFIYPLFVSPKIKRCRYIFKGIVDGIFNREGKYKNG
- a CDS encoding peptide ABC transporter substrate-binding protein — translated: MKKNIIFLLSMVLILSMFLSMFYTAFFGKNENAKKVQIPEYVDQDLKININTEPTTLHPGLAADSVSGSVLLQTFEGLTRIDLWGRTVNAAASVVKISDDQKTYSFTLRDAKWTNGDPVIAKDFEFAWKWLLNPANHSENASQLYYIKGAEAFNKGKDSVEKVGVRAIDDKTLEVKLVNPTPNFLDLISKYTYFPINSKVAEKNPNWANEAGKQYTSNGPFELTEWTHNNKIVLKRNKNYWDTDTVRLKSISMLMVNDPNTELSMYENGELNLTGSPVEEVPSSDITQSIDGMYTLKLNTKFEPFNNKNIRKAFAFALNRQELVEHTKQMKSIPALATVPPALFQGNKKSFFKDNDVEKAKQCLQKGIEELGYKDTSELPVITLLINTNQVDKRIAQSIQDMWRKNLGVNVTLDSSSWNIQNEKVHTLDYEVSLMESLSSYSDPVNVLEPFLNANSINNGTGWENKEFQSLIRQSQIETDINKRQKLLKNAEGLLIEDMPVIPVSFFKIDLFQSENVRDVAVSKLGYVQYKWAHLEK